The genomic region ATCGTTTGATAGAGGTGTTTTACAGGTGACCCGGAGAGAGGAAACAGTATTCAGGACTTGATGATGCGAGAAATCCATCCTTTGACCACACCATAAAAGTAAAAACTTCCAGTGAAAATTACTACCTGATTGGTAAACCCTTTAAAGAAATCAATAATTTCTTCTTCATTGGGGGGCAAGTTCTTTATATTGGCTACATATGGCGTGATCAGTGCGATATCTGCCGCCCTCTCCGTCTGTAATGCATAATAGTAGTTTTTTTCAAAAACCGAAAACGGTTTAAGTACTTTTTTTTGAACTTTATCACGCATTATACTCAGTACAATAACGGGTTCGGTCTGCCAATCTTGCCCGGAAACAGCATCTGTCAGTGCCCCGACAGCCTCGGCGTTGTGAGCCGCATCGAAATACCATGGATAATCCGGGTGCATCCGCTCGAAACGCGCTTTCATTAATCCGCTTGAGCCGGCCGCCGATACTGCTTTTATAAAGGCGGGTCGTGTTACCGGGAATGCATCACCTGCCGCCTTCACAGCCATGTGCGCCACTGCAATATTCCATCTGTGCACAGGCGAAATCAGGTCGGATGTCACTTCAATGAGTTCATCATCTTCCCGGAAAGTAAAGATTGCGGACTCCGGACGATCTATGCCGGTGCTGGTTCTGACAGCGCCGGTGTCATCACCCGTGGTCATTGCCATTTTTCCCGCGGGCTGTTTTTCAGCCCTGACGCGCGGTAACTGCCGGGGCTGCATTTCCCGGACATCCAGAACAGGGGCATTTCGCTCCTGCGCAATGTCCTCCAGCTTCATCCGGGCCTCATATGCCATGTTTCCAATTACCACCGGCACACCGTGTTTGATAATACCGCCCTTCTCTTTCGCTATGCCGGAGAGGGTGTCTCCCAGGAAATTCTGATGATCCATACCGATGGATGTTATTACGGCAACTTCCGGAGTCACCACATTGGTTGCATCCAGCCTGCCTCCCAGCCCGGTTTCATAAATCGCCAGATCAACGCCGCTTTGATCAAACCACCAGAAAGCAAGTGCTGTTGTGATTTCAAAATAGCTTAGCTCCGACTCCTGTAATTCCCTGCCGTAAAGCTGAAAAAAACGGAGCATATCTTCTTCAGGGATGAACGTGCCGTTTATCCGGAACCGCTCCCTGATGTGCTCAAGATGGGGGGAAGTAAACAGCCCGCACCGGTATCCCGCCTCTTGATATGCCAGAGCCAGTATGGCGCAGACACTGCCCTTGCCGTTTGTTCCCGCCACGTGGATACACGACACTCGTTTTTCGGGGTTTCCCATAACGGCACAGAACCACCGGATGCGATCCAGTCCCAGACGCGCAGCACCGGCACCTTGCCGCTGAAAAGAGGGCATGCGGTCCAGCATCTCATAAACGTGACGGATATCAGTGAACTTCATTTAAAAAATCTCGGTTCTGCGTAATTTGACTGGCTTATGATGGGTGGGAATATCGTATATTGTACGCAAAGAATCAGTACGAAACACACTCGTTTTCTGCGTTTCACCCAATTTGATGGCATCGTTGGTAAACGGGTCACATTTTTGCAGGTTTCAATAAGAGGACTTTATGTACCGGACATTATTGCGTCCGCTTTTCTTCCGGATGGATCCCGAAAGGGCTCACCATTTTGTCGCGGGACTCGGCAACGCCATTTCCAGATCACCGCTCATCGGAAAAGGTCTCCGTAACAGGCAAACTTCTGCCTGGCC from Natronogracilivirga saccharolytica harbors:
- a CDS encoding bifunctional folylpolyglutamate synthase/dihydrofolate synthase, with product MKFTDIRHVYEMLDRMPSFQRQGAGAARLGLDRIRWFCAVMGNPEKRVSCIHVAGTNGKGSVCAILALAYQEAGYRCGLFTSPHLEHIRERFRINGTFIPEEDMLRFFQLYGRELQESELSYFEITTALAFWWFDQSGVDLAIYETGLGGRLDATNVVTPEVAVITSIGMDHQNFLGDTLSGIAKEKGGIIKHGVPVVIGNMAYEARMKLEDIAQERNAPVLDVREMQPRQLPRVRAEKQPAGKMAMTTGDDTGAVRTSTGIDRPESAIFTFREDDELIEVTSDLISPVHRWNIAVAHMAVKAAGDAFPVTRPAFIKAVSAAGSSGLMKARFERMHPDYPWYFDAAHNAEAVGALTDAVSGQDWQTEPVIVLSIMRDKVQKKVLKPFSVFEKNYYYALQTERAADIALITPYVANIKNLPPNEEEIIDFFKGFTNQVVIFTGSFYFYGVVKGWISRIIKS